One window of the Paenibacillus beijingensis genome contains the following:
- the hemB gene encoding porphobilinogen synthase: protein MNFPTVRHRRLRRTAALRGLVRETVLTLNDLIYPIYVTYGSDIKDEISSMPGVYRFSLDRLEAEIREIVDAGITSIMIFGIPEHKDAVGTSAYDPNGIVQEATRKVKEWAPDLVVIADTCLCQYTDHGHCGIVHRNERTGEAEVDNDASLALLVRTAVSQAQAGADMIAPSNMMDGFVLSIRAGLDEAGFADIPILSYSVKYSSAYYGPFREAAHSAPQYGDRKSYQMDPANLREALREAESDIAEGADMLMVKPALAYLDVIRALKENFDLPVAAYNVSGEYAMVKAASANGWIDEKSIVMESLLGMKRAGADLIITYHAKDVARWL from the coding sequence ATGAACTTTCCAACCGTAAGACACCGCCGGCTGCGCCGGACCGCCGCGCTGAGAGGTCTCGTGCGTGAAACGGTATTGACGCTTAACGATCTCATTTATCCGATTTACGTTACGTATGGTTCGGACATTAAGGATGAAATCTCTTCGATGCCCGGTGTGTACCGTTTTTCACTGGACAGACTCGAAGCGGAAATCCGCGAAATCGTAGACGCCGGCATTACGTCCATCATGATATTCGGCATTCCGGAACATAAGGATGCGGTCGGAACGAGCGCCTATGATCCGAACGGAATCGTGCAGGAAGCGACGCGCAAGGTGAAGGAGTGGGCTCCGGATCTCGTCGTTATTGCCGACACCTGTCTGTGCCAATATACGGACCACGGCCACTGCGGGATCGTTCATCGCAACGAAAGGACCGGAGAGGCGGAAGTCGACAATGACGCTTCGCTTGCACTGCTTGTGCGCACCGCCGTCTCCCAGGCCCAGGCGGGCGCCGATATGATCGCGCCGTCCAACATGATGGACGGGTTCGTGCTGTCCATCCGCGCCGGACTGGATGAAGCGGGGTTCGCCGACATTCCGATTCTTTCTTATTCGGTTAAATATTCGTCGGCCTACTACGGCCCGTTCCGGGAGGCTGCCCATTCCGCGCCGCAGTACGGCGACCGCAAGTCGTATCAGATGGACCCCGCCAATTTGCGGGAAGCGCTGCGCGAAGCGGAGTCGGACATCGCCGAAGGGGCGGACATGCTGATGGTAAAACCGGCTCTCGCCTATTTGGATGTCATACGCGCGCTGAAAGAAAATTTCGATCTTCCCGTAGCCGCCTACAACGTAAGCGGCGAGTATGCAATGGTGAAGGCGGCTAGCGCAAACGGCTGGATCGACGAAAAGTCGATCGTGATGGAGTCGCTTCTCGGCATGAAACGCGCGGGCGCCGATTTGATCATTACGTACCACGCGAAGGACGTCGCCCGCTGGCTGTAG
- the hemL gene encoding glutamate-1-semialdehyde 2,1-aminomutase, whose product MIGQIGRKKDDRSREAFEKAKRVIPGGVNSPVRAFKSVGLTPVYVERGEGCTVYDIDGNRYIDYVGSWGPLIMGHAHPEVVEALKKTAEKGTSFGAPTELETLMAELVCERVPSCDIVRMVNSGTEATMSALRLARGYTGRSKILKFEGSYHGHADSLLIKAGSGVATLGLPDSPGVPETIAAHTITVPYNDLESVKLAFEKFGEQIACIIVEPVAGNMGVVPPLPGFLQGLRDVTEKYGTLLIFDEVMTGFRVDYHCAQGLYGITPDLTCLGKVIGGGLPVGAYGGKREIMERMAPAGPIYQAGTLSGNPLAMAAGYTTLKLLTPQTYELLERLSVQLQAGFEHNARKIGIPVTINRVGSMICPFFTEQHVINYDIARTSDLERFKNYFGAMLELGVSVAPSQFEGMFMSAVHTPEIVDQTIAAHDKALRRL is encoded by the coding sequence ATGATCGGACAGATAGGCAGAAAAAAGGACGACCGGTCGCGGGAAGCGTTTGAGAAAGCGAAACGCGTTATTCCCGGCGGCGTCAACAGTCCGGTGCGCGCGTTCAAATCGGTCGGACTGACGCCGGTTTACGTGGAGCGCGGAGAAGGCTGCACGGTTTACGATATTGACGGAAACCGGTATATCGACTATGTCGGTTCGTGGGGACCGCTCATTATGGGCCATGCCCATCCTGAAGTTGTGGAGGCGCTGAAGAAGACGGCGGAAAAAGGAACGAGCTTCGGCGCGCCGACGGAGCTGGAAACGCTGATGGCCGAGCTCGTTTGCGAGCGCGTTCCTTCCTGCGACATCGTGCGGATGGTCAACTCCGGCACGGAGGCGACGATGAGCGCCCTGCGGCTGGCGCGCGGCTATACCGGACGGAGCAAAATTTTGAAATTCGAAGGCTCGTACCACGGCCATGCCGACAGTCTGCTCATTAAAGCGGGTTCCGGCGTCGCGACGCTCGGTCTTCCGGACAGCCCCGGCGTTCCCGAAACGATTGCGGCGCATACGATTACCGTTCCATACAACGACCTTGAATCAGTCAAGCTCGCGTTTGAGAAGTTCGGCGAGCAGATCGCCTGTATTATCGTCGAGCCGGTTGCCGGCAACATGGGCGTCGTGCCGCCGCTGCCGGGATTTCTGCAGGGCCTGCGCGATGTGACGGAGAAGTACGGCACTCTGCTTATTTTTGACGAGGTGATGACGGGGTTCCGCGTCGACTATCATTGCGCGCAAGGTTTGTACGGCATAACGCCGGATTTGACCTGCCTCGGCAAAGTGATCGGCGGCGGTCTTCCGGTCGGCGCTTACGGCGGAAAAAGGGAAATTATGGAGCGGATGGCGCCGGCGGGGCCGATTTATCAAGCCGGCACGCTGTCGGGCAATCCGCTCGCAATGGCGGCCGGATATACGACGCTGAAGCTGCTGACGCCGCAGACGTATGAGCTGCTCGAGCGGCTGTCCGTGCAGCTGCAGGCCGGATTCGAGCACAACGCCCGCAAGATCGGCATCCCCGTAACGATCAACAGGGTAGGCTCAATGATTTGTCCTTTCTTTACGGAGCAGCATGTCATCAACTACGACATCGCCCGGACATCGGACCTGGAACGGTTCAAAAACTATTTTGGCGCGATGCTGGAGCTTGGAGTAAGCGTCGCCCCATCCCAGTTCGAAGGCATGTTCATGTCGGCTGTGCATACGCCGGAAATTGTGGATCAGACGATCGCTGCGCATGATAAAGCGCTGCGCCGCCTGTAA